A window of the Trichocoleus sp. FACHB-46 genome harbors these coding sequences:
- a CDS encoding pentapeptide repeat-containing protein — MNTKELLSRYSAGQRDFRNLNLMAANLRNLNFSGANFSGANFRGANLTSTNLSQANLSDVNLTGANLTRANLTRANLKNADLTHVNLSDTNLSHAYLSDAILPDGAGAKLASNSPAVALSQDVVG; from the coding sequence ATGAATACCAAAGAACTTCTAAGCCGCTACTCAGCTGGACAAAGGGACTTTAGAAACCTTAATCTAATGGCTGCTAATCTGAGAAATCTTAACTTCAGTGGGGCTAATTTCAGTGGAGCCAATTTCAGAGGGGCAAACCTGACTAGCACCAATTTGAGCCAAGCGAACCTGAGCGATGTCAATTTGACGGGCGCAAACTTAACCAGAGCCAACTTGACACGGGCTAATTTGAAGAATGCCGACTTGACTCATGTCAATCTGAGCGACACAAATCTAAGTCATGCGTATCTGTCAGACGCTATCCTGCCCGATGGAGCAGGAGCCAAACTCGCCTCTAATAGTCCTGCGGTAGCGCTGTCTCAAGATGTAGTAGGCTAA